A single genomic interval of Sphingobium sp. WTD-1 harbors:
- a CDS encoding DUF3768 domain-containing protein: MQTPDQTETIRRLNDAARAMPGVTCLASATLGFQALPADDRSAALALIAGFSKFDDNNDPYGEHDFGAIFRLGSGVWTQDRPEADEAIAMTVFWKIDYYEPNLAFGSDAPWDEQRTKRVLTIMLSNEY, translated from the coding sequence ATGCAGACCCCCGACCAGACCGAGACTATCCGCCGATTGAACGATGCGGCGCGTGCGATGCCTGGCGTTACCTGCCTTGCCAGTGCCACCCTCGGCTTTCAGGCCCTCCCCGCCGATGACCGTTCCGCCGCATTGGCGTTGATAGCGGGGTTCTCGAAATTCGACGACAACAATGACCCTTATGGTGAGCATGATTTCGGGGCGATTTTCCGTCTTGGATCGGGCGTCTGGACCCAAGATCGGCCCGAGGCCGATGAGGCGATTGCGATGACGGTTTTCTGGAAGATCGACTATTATGAGCCAAATCTGGCTTTTGGCAGCGATGCACCTTGGGATGAGCAACGCACCAAGCGCGTGCTGACGATTATGTTATCTAATGAATACTGA
- a CDS encoding Fic family protein, protein MADDPYTYPDTDILRNRLGITDDALLNEAERRLTLARGAHAARLVFPGTAEGYRALHQHLFQDLYDWAGEDRTVSIAKGGSSFAAPPYIARELDKLFADMAARNGFRGLARDEFFDSLGNHINELNAIHPFREGNGRTMRHHAVQIAREAGHPIRIASIDKTLWMDASRHGFLTGDHRPMTSVLAAAAVQREAAPEARIGAHGIALLPQRAPPAGQRYRMTLNKVREELERYLPAARQQADERLRALAGQDAAPEKIVAARTELAYVRHAKGPVYQSHLLTYLGVRQVDAVISAEQTPLERVREIGAALGVQINGQQSVQLQRAVRALERPILPPGHAPGQERLAATFLKNSAEGNLADTRLAAAQGIVDAAMQTARERGESARMVTSIGESTRQLVAERIRSGSALDADLGSGPAPTPPPKDRSR, encoded by the coding sequence GTGGCCGACGACCCCTATACCTATCCTGACACCGACATCCTGCGGAACCGGCTTGGGATTACCGACGATGCCTTGCTCAACGAAGCAGAGCGCCGGTTGACGCTCGCGCGCGGCGCACACGCCGCGCGTCTTGTCTTTCCTGGTACGGCAGAAGGATACCGTGCCCTTCACCAGCACCTGTTCCAAGACCTGTATGACTGGGCAGGCGAGGACCGCACCGTCAGCATCGCCAAAGGCGGTTCCAGCTTTGCCGCGCCGCCCTACATCGCCCGCGAGCTGGATAAGCTGTTTGCAGACATGGCCGCGAGGAATGGATTCCGTGGTCTTGCCCGCGACGAGTTTTTCGACAGCCTTGGCAATCACATCAACGAACTCAATGCCATTCATCCATTCCGCGAAGGCAATGGGCGCACGATGCGCCACCATGCGGTCCAGATCGCGCGGGAGGCTGGCCACCCCATTCGTATCGCATCAATCGACAAGACGCTGTGGATGGACGCCTCGCGTCATGGCTTTCTGACCGGCGATCACCGCCCCATGACATCGGTTCTTGCGGCGGCTGCCGTTCAGCGGGAGGCCGCGCCAGAAGCGCGTATCGGTGCCCACGGTATCGCGTTGCTGCCCCAGCGAGCGCCGCCAGCGGGACAGCGGTATCGCATGACTCTGAATAAGGTCCGTGAGGAGCTTGAGCGGTATCTTCCTGCTGCCCGACAGCAAGCAGACGAACGCTTGCGCGCGCTGGCCGGACAGGACGCGGCGCCTGAAAAGATCGTCGCCGCGCGCACCGAACTTGCCTACGTCCGGCACGCCAAAGGTCCGGTCTATCAGTCGCACCTTCTGACCTATCTTGGTGTCCGCCAGGTCGATGCGGTCATTTCAGCCGAGCAGACGCCGCTGGAGCGCGTGCGAGAGATTGGGGCGGCTCTTGGGGTCCAGATCAATGGACAGCAGTCTGTGCAGCTTCAGCGGGCCGTCCGTGCGCTGGAGCGCCCGATCCTGCCCCCCGGTCATGCGCCAGGACAAGAACGCCTTGCCGCCACATTCCTGAAAAACTCGGCCGAAGGAAATCTGGCCGATACCCGACTGGCGGCAGCGCAAGGCATCGTTGACGCCGCCATGCAGACCGCTCGCGAGCGCGGGGAGAGCGCGAGGATGGTCACATCCATCGGTGAATCGACGCGCCAGCTTGTGGCGGAGCGTATCAGGAGCGGGAGCGCGCTGGACGCCGACCTTGGCAGTGGGCCTGCTCCCACCCCACCACCGAAGGATCGCAGCCGCTAG